One genomic region from Entelurus aequoreus isolate RoL-2023_Sb linkage group LG14, RoL_Eaeq_v1.1, whole genome shotgun sequence encodes:
- the LOC133664316 gene encoding uncharacterized protein LOC133664316, translating to MITSNLLLVSMCLWEVLSGGVFASKVVWMRGVGGSHMMKMEENKATDQWEASRDTNVMPVVTLRNLISHALPSDTGSYAKEQPNHAAPSAAIKERQAFKPKHEVDTVSKKEVSHHKELSPNSKKAKNTTKNVETKTGKTIILHHKLDLHSNKTRFRSSSRSKGRPDLNIYATGIPGKVISIESNRKLNLSGSSEVLKVLSKENLVRIVNSQMQNVPSLNFPSKGSRSRKRDLIDVNHGQLETLKISRQDMSVTGSDNQTAFPYKSTVTAPELNQDHSTDTINPIVEVPSLSNGQEALGLLTSDGGENKRKRGLFRSTPLDTVSLSSEKGITINPTESALKLTKHFPVYVPSETNGATPSVLTMQPQGLRPGNRTADSRRDPLTESVHTAQTELSTAHYSANEEKKLVNSTHILRLHPAPEWNHDARGAETQVDDPEHGNNLVFEEAESEDQAVDSVEPKRSRSRSRRSWIWNQFFVIEEYAGPEPVLIGRVRICSHLIDHRVLLITQLNCKALTWNCTSCARR from the coding sequence ATGATTACAAGTAATCTTCTATTGGTTTCCATGTGCCTGTGGGAGGTGCTGTCAGGAGGAGTTTTTGCCAGCAAGGTTGTGTGGATGAGAGGAGTAGGTGGGTCGCACATGATGAAGATGGAGGAGAACAAAGCTACGGACCAATGGGAAGCAAGCAGGGACACAAATGTGATGCCAGTGGTGACTCTAAGAAATCTGATTAGTCACGCACTGCCAAGTGACACTGGATCGTACGCCAAAGAGCAGCCTAATCACGCCGCTCCGTCGGCCGCCATCAAAGAAAGGCAAGCTTTCAAGCCTAAGCATGAGGTCGATACTGTTAGCAAGAAAGAGGTCAGCCACCACAAGGAGTTAAGTCCGAATTCAAAGAAAGCTAAGAACACGACAAAGAATGTTGAGACTAAAACAGGCAAAACAATCATACTGCATCACAAGCTGGACTTGCATTCTAACAAAACCCGATTCAGATCAAGTTCAAGATCAAAAGGCAGACCTGATTTGAACATCTACGCAACAGGCATTCCTGGGAAAGTGATAAGCATTGAGTCAAACCGAAAACTGAACCTCAGCGGAAGTTCGGAAGTACTGAAAGTGCTGTCTAAAGAAAACCTGGTGAGGATAGTCAATTCCCAGATGCAGAATGTTCCCAGCTTGAACTTTCCAAGCAAGGGCAGCCGGAGCAGAAAGAGAGATTTGATTGACGTTAATCACGGACAGTTAGAGACTCTGAAAATATCGAGACAAGACATGTCTGTCACTGGCTCTGATAACCAGACTGCATTTCCATACAAAAGTACAGTCACCGCTCCCGAGCTTAATCAAGACCATAGTACTGACACAATTAATCCTATAGTGGAAGTCCCGAGTTTAAGTAACGGGCAGGAAGCTTTGGGATTACTAACCTCAGATGGCGGTGAAAACAAGAGAAAACGGGGTCTATTCAGGTCAACACCTCTTGACACAGTCAGTCTGAGCTCAGAAAAAGGAATAACAATCAACCCAACAGAATCAGCTCTCAAACTGACAAAACATTTCCCAGTGTATGTTCCCTCTGAAACAAATGGTGCCACTCCATCTGTGCTGACAATGCAGCCCCAAGGACTCAGACCTGGGAACAGAACGGCAGATTCCCGCAGAGACCCATTAACGGAGTCAGTTCACACTGCTCAAACAGAGCTCAGCACAGCTCACTACTCAGCAAATGAAGAGAAAAAGCTTGTCAACAGCACTCATATCCTAAGGCTCCATCCAGCTCCCGAATGGAACCATGATGCAAGAGGTGCTGAGACGCAGGTGGATGATCCAGAACATGggaataacttggtatttgaagaAGCAGAGTCGGAGGACCAGGCAGTTGATTCCGTGGAACCGAAGAGGTCTCGCTCTCGGAGCAGGAGAAGTTGGATATGGAACCAGTTCTTTGTCATCGAAGAATACGCCGGGCCTGAACCTGTCCTCATTGGCCGGGTAAGAATATGTTCTCATTTAATTGATCATAGGGTCTTATTAATAACACAGTTGAACTGCAAAGCCCTTACATGGAATTGTACCTCATGTGCCCGTAGGTAA